From Myxococcales bacterium, the proteins below share one genomic window:
- a CDS encoding DNA polymerase Y family protein, which yields MRVVAIVLPNLALEVVRLVPGAPLEGEPRPARAVVLASRPDMDESSLTGNVRIHAVCEKARAAGILPGQTIAAARARLASLTVGLVTEEALVRALERLAESSLAFGATVAFARGTAGDDTVWVDVTGCAHLFADPRPHEPGVEPAELTGEARLLERLESMVRASGHACRLALAGGPRVARSIATALVGTSTSHLLVPHGRDHEALSELPIEGLPLDEPTVRTLRRLGLRTARDLLTLPRKALGARLGTEAARLLPLLEGDDRTPLTPYVPPKCPSETIELEYGTDSLEALGFVVATLTSRLASRLEGRGVGVTKLSLVLELDARARPDDTLPAGPRPRRTRRTLTLTLPVPMSNPKEMRVLLRTRLERTLLPAPVLALTLRADEHAPRPEVPRSLFEPESREARALPLLVAELCTELGEASVGKLTLGDSWSPSERSTLVPFFAKVPVRPAYDPGPSLSPQASPEPSCLLPEPMPVSRRLVVPFRFVARYESLAWWREASGPRDVVAATVEGRPAWVELDKTLGAARVLGWLD from the coding sequence ATGCGCGTCGTCGCCATCGTGCTCCCGAACCTCGCGCTCGAGGTCGTCCGTCTCGTCCCAGGGGCCCCGCTCGAGGGCGAGCCCCGTCCGGCGCGGGCCGTCGTGCTCGCTTCGCGCCCCGACATGGACGAGTCCTCGCTCACGGGCAACGTCCGGATCCACGCGGTGTGCGAGAAGGCGCGCGCCGCCGGCATTTTGCCAGGGCAGACGATCGCCGCGGCGCGGGCACGCCTCGCGTCGCTCACGGTGGGGCTCGTCACCGAAGAGGCCCTCGTGCGCGCCCTCGAGCGCCTCGCCGAGTCGTCGCTCGCGTTCGGAGCCACGGTGGCGTTCGCGCGAGGTACGGCCGGTGACGACACGGTCTGGGTCGACGTCACCGGCTGCGCCCATCTCTTCGCCGACCCGAGGCCTCACGAGCCCGGCGTCGAGCCCGCCGAGCTCACGGGCGAGGCGCGCTTGCTCGAACGCCTCGAGAGCATGGTTCGAGCCTCGGGCCACGCCTGCCGCCTCGCGCTCGCCGGGGGGCCCCGTGTGGCGAGGTCCATCGCGACGGCCCTCGTGGGCACGTCCACGTCGCACCTCCTCGTCCCTCACGGGCGGGATCACGAGGCGCTCTCGGAGCTCCCGATCGAAGGTCTCCCGCTCGACGAGCCCACCGTGCGCACCCTTCGCCGCCTCGGGCTCCGTACCGCGCGCGATCTGCTCACGCTGCCACGAAAGGCGCTCGGCGCTCGGCTCGGCACCGAGGCCGCGCGCCTCTTGCCCCTCCTCGAAGGCGACGATCGCACCCCGCTCACCCCGTACGTCCCTCCGAAGTGCCCCTCCGAGACCATCGAGCTCGAGTACGGGACCGACTCGCTCGAGGCCCTCGGGTTCGTGGTCGCCACGCTCACCTCGCGCCTCGCGTCCAGGCTCGAGGGCCGCGGCGTCGGTGTCACGAAGCTCTCGCTCGTCCTCGAGCTCGACGCCCGCGCCCGTCCCGACGACACGCTCCCCGCCGGGCCGAGGCCGCGTCGCACGCGTCGCACGCTCACGCTCACGCTCCCCGTGCCGATGTCGAACCCCAAGGAGATGCGTGTCCTCCTTCGAACACGCCTCGAGCGCACGCTCTTGCCCGCGCCGGTGCTCGCCCTCACGCTCCGCGCCGACGAGCACGCCCCGCGTCCCGAGGTGCCCCGGTCGCTCTTCGAGCCCGAGAGCCGCGAGGCGCGCGCGCTGCCTCTGCTCGTTGCCGAGCTCTGCACCGAGCTCGGTGAGGCCTCGGTCGGAAAGCTCACCTTGGGCGACTCGTGGTCTCCCTCCGAGCGCTCTACCCTCGTGCCGTTCTTCGCCAAGGTCCCCGTGCGCCCCGCGTACGATCCCGGGCCTTCGCTCTCTCCACAGGCCTCTCCCGAGCCGTCGTGTTTGCTCCCCGAGCCCATGCCCGTGTCGCGCCGGCTCGTCGTCCCGTTTCGTTTCGTCGCGCGGTACGAGTCGCTCGCGTGGTGGCGCGAGGCTTCGGGCCCCCGCGACGTCGTCGCCGCCACGGTCGAAGGCCGCCCGGCGTGGGTCGAGCTCGACAAGACGCTGGGGGCCGCCAGGGTGCTCGGATGGCTCGATTGA